The genomic window CCTAGCCTACTACACCTATGCAACAGTGAAGTTGGAGTTATATTATCTTAATATTACTTTGTTAACTTgttgtcatatatatatatatatatatatatatatatatatatatatatatatatatatatatatatatatatataaaaacgatttatatatatatatatatatatatatatagggctaTGTTCTAATATTTGGTAACTTTAGGTGTATGTCGTGTGACCACACTGACGGGATGCCTCGTGGGGAATTCAACATTTACTTCGCCAGTAGACGCGGTGGCTTCGTCAGAGCTGAAGAGTAAGTCAACCATAAttatcataaaataaaatacaaatacgaAAGCTCTTGATTTGTTCTTCGTTGTTCGGTGCTCATCTCTCTCCACGTGTCTGCAGAGCGGTAGGGGTTGCTCTGCTCGTCATCATCATAGCAGCTCTCCTGATCGTGACATGCTGGTACTTCAGGAGACGAAAGGGCTATCAAGTCCTCCGAGTAAGAACGTGCTCCGCGAAAATAACACCATTTCAAATATCAAAATGTGTCAAAAATAATTGGCTACAAATCACAGAAATTATACAAATTCGGGGTTAAGTTGAACAGAGTGACGTGATTAATCGGATGACGTCAATTAGGCCTATATgtggataggcctacatttggaTAAATCGTTTTTGAATTGTGTCATAGCATTTGCTATAGACCAACAACTAGGTTAATTGTTTGACAGAACTAATAGATAGCCTAGCAATAATGTCAAGAAATTATAGAGAAAAGTTAAATATTAAGTGATAAAGGCCTCGTGTCCATTGATGGTCCTATTCTTATCAATATATTCACAGAAAATGTTTGATCCACAATTTCATCAATTATCATGGGCCTGTTTCCCACAAGTTTTTTCCACATCTGAATGAACATAATCCTATTGCATTTTGTCTCCTAAACCATGCCTGTCTTTGTAGACCTTATTTCTAGACATGGACTGGGTCAACAGCAACAACACCCGTGATCATGTCCTTTTTCTTTACCCAGAACCCCAGGTCTGGATCCCCGGGGTACACAGGAGGTCAATACAGCGACGCCTCTGCTGATAACAAGATGGCCCTTGTTGAATGTGGCAGCATGGGTCTCGTGGTAAGAGAGAAAGACGCGCACAACCTCTCCTGTATCACTTAACCTGTCTAAACCATACTGCTTGTGTTACTCACAGTATATAGCCCTAGATACATTTAACCATGGGAAATAACGGTGATAAAAAAGTGTCCAAACGAGAAATTTGAAGCATTTAGGAGATTATTTAGTCACCAGACGTGAGGCTTGAAAGATTAAAAAACGTGTCAGAAGGGAGGTTGGCGAGTTAGTAACGTGACAGCTTGAGGACAACAAAGATGACGTCAAAAACACACTGGAACATTAGCATTATTTCCACTGCAATAGAAGTATGATTACCGTTGGGTTTAACAGTGCTGCTGAAGAACAAGTAGATGTATTGTCTAATGGTTGGTGTTGACCTCTCATGTATTCAGGTCCCCAATGCCCCTCCTGCCTACGAGAAGCTCACAGACGGACCTCTGCCTCCCCCCTACTCTCCCTGATGGCCTCCAGCTTCTGAAAGCCGTTGTACATCTAAACTGAAATTACATGTTTCATTGACCCGATTTCATGGTACTATTGCATTGCTGCCTGGTTGATATGATCAAGGCTACAAATGATCAATTTTCTGTATACGAAATATGGAATACATTATCAAACGTCACAATATGGGCCTACTGCCAAATCTTTTTCAAAGAACCagccttaaaggtgacatattataccaccaggcgttagctgttacaagccgtttcgaaaattggcctcttctgacatctgacaagtgggcgtgtccgcctagatgtgtgctggatagatcagtctaccagtctacccatgggactgtagcaaatgttgctcatctatccctcatacatctaggtggacacgcccacttgtgatttcagaagaggcagattttcaaaacggcttgtaacggctaaacacactcacacctggtgatatgtcacctttaactgAAGCAATCCACCATACACTGGTAGGGATACAATTGCATGGTTTATTTTAATGCAGAAATGTCCTCAAAAATGTATTTActaaatatttctgaaaaatcTATAtggtagaaataaataaatggaagTCCAAAACACTGTTTATATGCTCCAACATGTCTTACAAAGTCGTTGATTAATTTGAGAATCCTAAAAAGCAAGATTTATTTTACAAAGTTATTCTTttggaaataaaaaatacaattaagaCAACTTTAACTGATGGATACACTAGAAAATTGTGATACCAATCGATGTCAACGTCACAGTCAATAAATATCATGAAGGAGTTTAGTATCAAACACATTTCTTTTCTTCTACTGTACCAATCTACTTGTCTATAGCATTTGTGTTTACTGGCCGTGAAATAACTCAAACTAGCAATGAACTGATCTGATGAGTCACCTATCAATCTATAAGCAAATGCATTTCGGTAGAAACTTCAGGAACCCTAGAGGCAATGTTATCAGCCCTCCCAGTATGCATTGTTTAATAGTAGTGTCACAATAAGTCCTGCAATCAGTTGGCTACAAACGTTTTGTTTTATGAAGCGGTCAGTGCCAAGTGTTCAACGGTGCAAGGCAGGATTACCAGGGGGTTTTCTGCAAGCGAGCAGGCGGCCTTGGCCCGCTGGCTACTTGAATATGCCTGTTCAAAACAGCATCGTCCAGACTGGATTCTATTTTTATATGTTGCTCTGTTATGCGTTTGAAGAAAGGGCTTTCCTTGTGCTGGAGCTGTCATAATGACAAGGATGGATGACTTGGTAATTTGTTTAGCAGGAGCCATTTCAGAAGTGCTGCTAGGGGGAGAAGGGTTTGCCACAGGAGACGCTTGGTGGCTGTTGATCACACCTCCAATGGGCTGAACTGCAGCAACGGGAATGGACCGAATCCTAGGACTGAATCCTAGAAACCGTACTTACAATCGGAGACACAGCCACCGTTGGAACGGCTTGTGTCCGGTGGCCCGGTTGCTGCGGCTGCAGCATCGTCAGCTGTGGTTTGACTGATTGATGGGGTCCTGTCTGCAGGGCGTTGGGTCCTGTCGGCAGGGCGTTGGGGCCTGTCGGCAGGATTACTTGTGGTATAGTGCTGGCAGGCGAGAATGTTGCTGGGATGCCAAATGCTCTCATATGAACCGGTAAGCCATGAATGGCAACCAATGTGGGGTCCACGGTAGTAGGAGTAGATGCCAAAAGGGGTATGCCCGCTGGTGACTGTGCTACGACTGATGCCACAGAGGCTATGGGGTCTGTACTAGTGCAGGGTATGGAAACAGAGGATGTGCCGGCTGTTAAAAGTGAGGATACAGGAAGTGTTGTGGTGGCGTGCAAATGAGTCGTGTTAGGTTGTGGAAAAGGGGTTGCGACAGGGGCTGATTTAGTTGTCCCGGCAGATAATCTTACAGCTGGCAGAGGGATTCCGGGTACCGATGCAATGGTTTTTGTTGAGAAAACAAGGGCTGGCTTGCAGTCTAGTCTAATGGGGGATGTGACCAAAGCTGATGTCCCTGCGACAGGTGAGGAGAGCCCCCGGCTACCTTGTAACTGTGGCAGAACCGACACCAATTTTGTCACGTTAGGCATCAAAGACGAGCTTAGAGACTGGGCTCCTACGAATCGGACTGGAGTTGCGTTGGGTACCGTGGGGAGCACGGGCAACCCGACAGGAGGTGTGCGTACCGCAACGGGAGACCTCAGAGCGGGCACACTGGGTATTCTGGGATGGGGCGAAATGGGTAACGCAGACAACCTGGGGGCTGCCGAGACGGGCCTCAGCCCCGTGGGGGGAGCTGCTGTGGGACTTGGGAGGTTACCCGTGCTGGGCGCTTGGCCCGAGATGATGAGCACATGGCTGCCCGGACCTAAACCTTGTGGGGGAACCACGAAGCGCGCGTTGTTGAGGAGGATCTGTGTCCCGGCCGCGAGGTGGGTGCTAGTGTTTATGACTATCCTCTGCTGAACTGGGCCGGCTGCCGCAGTAGAGGTGGTGCTGGGGTTGGGGGCAGCCACGGGTAAAGTGTTAGTGCTGACAGAGTTATTGGGGATATTTGAAGTGGAGGTAGATTGGTGGGGGACACTAGAAGGGGGTTGGGTCGAAGGCATGAATTGATGAGGTGCACTTCCAACGGGAGGGATTACATGTCGGGGCTGGTTGGCCATGCTGCAGGTGGTTGGGTTGGCCAAGTTTGGATGTACATTCAGAGCACCAAGGGGGGACTTATCGAACGATGGTGCACATAGGTTGGGAGCGAGGTTGTTCGCAAGGATGTACCCTGTGGAAGAAGGTACAGTAGATGTGCACCTTGAGGTCCCTCTGCGGGGTACTGCTACGGAAGGTGTTTCTATGAGCGAAGAACTGGTTGTCATGGAAGCCGCAGGTGGGATGGGACTGCCAGGAACCAAAGTCGAAGCTTCAAGCAGATGTCCAGTGGATGTTGTGCCTGGTGTGCTTTTTGAAGGGGACTGCAGCACAGTGTCGATGGTCTGTCCAAAGGGTTTCATCTGCCCTGGGTGGTTAATCGCAACATCTGCCAACACACATAACCAGGATATGCGTTAAACAATTCCCACTTTTGCTTACCTTTGATGAGCAGATGAGTGGAACGTCATAAAACCAACGTAAAGATAACCAAATCAACCTACCTGATGGTAGAGTGAAGTTCTTAAGGTTTGACAGTGACTCGGATTTTACGTTGCCCAAATGTTGGCCCAGAGCCAGGACCGTCTTCATTCCTTCCCCGGAGCAGGATGTGGCAACTGTTGGTTGAGCGATGCCCAGTGCAGGCACCTGCTTGGGGATA from Gadus macrocephalus chromosome 4, ASM3116895v1 includes these protein-coding regions:
- the mlana gene encoding melanoma antigen recognized by T-cells 1, translated to MSCDHTDGMPRGEFNIYFASRRGGFVRAEEAVGVALLVIIIAALLIVTCWYFRRRKGYQVLRNPRSGSPGYTGGQYSDASADNKMALVECGSMGLVVPNAPPAYEKLTDGPLPPPYSP